In one Neobacillus sp. WH10 genomic region, the following are encoded:
- a CDS encoding GHKL domain-containing protein, whose amino-acid sequence MKLIILYWLALAILGTVHLQMLTLMLPWNIPFYLTCLLVIMIFYYFYKKSITHISILGVKWNSLLFGSQLLLVLIYTSLKPSWVYLVLLILFIGIEYIRLSVAQSLAALTRENHLFREQTAHFNETFRIVRSERHDFLKHVSAIHFMLETGKHGEAKAYLDELVDGYEETNLSIKGEQGIVAGSLHQMYRRAKTAGIAVVYDFDLPLSTLPLPDTVMVKLLGNLLSNSIEASEDWQKEHKQQAVITLQFYKRSGLFLLICKNNSLSIPTPILDGLFQSYGKTTKTNGHEGLGTKIIKDIVNDHHGFLDFVYKDQEFTVKIKFPAIQ is encoded by the coding sequence TTGAAGTTGATAATTTTATATTGGTTGGCGTTAGCTATACTGGGCACGGTACATCTTCAAATGCTCACGTTAATGCTGCCATGGAACATTCCTTTCTATTTAACTTGTTTACTCGTAATCATGATTTTCTATTATTTTTATAAAAAAAGTATCACTCACATTTCGATTTTGGGAGTAAAATGGAACTCACTGTTATTTGGCTCGCAGCTGCTGCTTGTACTGATTTATACGTCCTTGAAGCCATCGTGGGTTTATCTCGTGCTGTTAATCCTCTTTATCGGAATTGAATACATTAGGCTTTCCGTTGCACAAAGTCTGGCTGCATTAACCCGAGAGAATCATCTTTTTAGGGAACAAACTGCCCATTTTAATGAAACATTTCGCATTGTCCGCAGTGAACGGCATGATTTTCTCAAACATGTTTCCGCCATTCACTTTATGCTTGAAACTGGAAAACACGGTGAGGCAAAAGCGTATCTGGATGAGTTAGTCGACGGCTATGAAGAAACGAATCTTTCCATTAAAGGGGAACAGGGAATCGTTGCCGGGAGCTTGCATCAAATGTATCGGCGTGCCAAAACAGCAGGAATTGCGGTTGTCTATGATTTCGACCTGCCGCTATCCACATTACCACTCCCTGATACCGTCATGGTGAAACTGCTTGGAAATCTGTTATCAAATAGTATCGAGGCTAGTGAAGACTGGCAAAAGGAACATAAGCAACAGGCTGTAATCACACTGCAATTTTATAAACGAAGCGGTTTGTTCCTATTAATTTGTAAAAATAATAGTCTGTCAATTCCAACTCCCATCTTGGATGGACTGTTCCAAAGCTACGGAAAAACAACAAAAACGAACGGTCATGAGGGACTTGGGACGAAGATCATTAAGGATATCGTAAATGACCACCACGGCTTTTTAGACTTCGTCTATAAAGACCAGGAGTTCACCGTCAAAATAAAATTTCCAGCCATTCAATGA
- a CDS encoding nucleobase:cation symporter-2 family protein — MDQKEQNTNIVVGINEKISWGRAFLLGMQHVLAMDLYIAPIIIAGLLSLDSMNTTFFIQMCFLAAGLATLIQTIGGLRLPVVQGPSYVPIGALAAIGGKLGLGAVFGSLLPGALIIAILGYPLKWFAKAVQKIIPPLVGGTVIVIVGISLMPNAFNSIYHAPGNVGHNVLIAFVSAAVLIICILLGRKAKGYGTFFRLVSVILAIIAGTITASLFGTVDFSSVKQASWISFPSFFPFGKPVFNLQAILTMVFIYLVILIETTGTWFVVSTVTDSELDEKRLNRASVGEGIGCFVGSLFGGTPMTGYSSNAGIIAITGVASRMAIIAAGIILICLGLIPKLSAIITCIPDPVINGIFGVVCVAIVMNGLKVIQHVVIDDRNMMVIGVPILLTVGTMVLPKEILYSVPDFANYILSSGTAVGAIATVILNLIIPHEREKAVPSGKESLT; from the coding sequence GTGGATCAAAAAGAGCAAAACACGAACATTGTAGTAGGCATCAATGAAAAAATCAGTTGGGGAAGAGCTTTTTTACTTGGTATGCAGCATGTACTGGCGATGGATCTGTATATCGCACCAATCATTATTGCTGGTTTACTTTCATTGGATTCAATGAATACAACATTCTTCATTCAAATGTGTTTTTTAGCAGCAGGACTAGCAACACTCATTCAAACCATTGGCGGCTTGCGGCTGCCAGTCGTTCAAGGTCCTTCCTATGTCCCTATCGGAGCGTTAGCAGCAATAGGAGGTAAGCTTGGATTAGGTGCTGTTTTTGGCAGCCTCCTTCCTGGGGCCTTAATTATTGCAATCCTTGGGTATCCGTTAAAATGGTTTGCTAAAGCTGTTCAAAAAATAATCCCGCCGCTTGTCGGAGGAACCGTCATTGTCATTGTAGGGATCTCATTAATGCCTAATGCATTTAATAGTATTTACCATGCACCTGGAAATGTAGGACACAATGTATTGATTGCATTTGTTTCTGCTGCGGTTTTAATCATCTGTATTCTTCTTGGACGTAAGGCAAAGGGGTATGGCACATTTTTCCGCTTAGTTTCGGTTATCCTAGCCATCATCGCTGGAACAATTACTGCATCACTTTTTGGAACCGTTGATTTCTCCTCTGTAAAACAAGCATCATGGATATCATTTCCAAGCTTTTTCCCATTCGGAAAACCAGTATTTAATTTACAAGCGATTTTAACAATGGTATTTATTTATTTGGTTATTTTAATTGAAACAACTGGAACTTGGTTCGTGGTATCAACTGTTACTGATAGTGAATTAGATGAAAAACGATTGAACCGTGCATCTGTCGGTGAAGGAATTGGCTGTTTCGTAGGATCTCTTTTCGGTGGGACACCTATGACAGGATATTCTTCTAACGCTGGAATTATTGCGATTACTGGTGTTGCAAGCAGAATGGCCATCATTGCTGCCGGTATTATTTTGATATGTTTAGGATTAATCCCTAAATTATCTGCGATCATTACATGTATTCCTGATCCGGTGATTAATGGAATCTTTGGTGTCGTTTGTGTGGCGATTGTCATGAACGGTTTAAAAGTCATTCAACATGTTGTCATCGATGACCGCAATATGATGGTAATCGGTGTTCCAATCTTACTTACAGTAGGTACTATGGTTCTTCCGAAGGAAATCTTATACAGCGTACCTGATTTTGCAAACTATATCTTATCTTCCGGAACAGCTGTTGGGGCGATCGCTACAGTCATACTTAATCTAATCATCCCACATGAACGAGAAAAAGCAGTTCCGTCAGGGAAAGAATCATTAACATAG
- a CDS encoding ATP-binding cassette domain-containing protein: MIEIQEVTKKFQDKKKFITALKHVSFSVKEGQVVGLLGENGAGKTTLLRTVATLLTPTEGTVTVAGFDTIKNANDVKKRIGVLFGGETGLYDRLTARENLEYFAALYGLSKHETKVRIDDLSRMFGMRDYLNRKVGGFSKGMRQKVAIARTLIHNPEIILFDEPTTGLDITSSNVFRQLVHQLKRDGKTIIFSSHIMEEVSLLCDSVAMMHKGELVYHGNLESLYKSEGSRDLNYIFMSKLVRGNEHYAS; encoded by the coding sequence ATGATTGAGATCCAAGAGGTAACGAAGAAATTTCAAGATAAAAAGAAATTCATCACGGCATTGAAGCATGTCTCTTTTTCCGTAAAAGAAGGGCAGGTGGTCGGTCTGCTTGGGGAGAACGGTGCTGGCAAAACGACGTTACTAAGAACGGTTGCTACACTTCTTACGCCGACAGAGGGGACGGTAACGGTTGCTGGCTTTGACACGATCAAGAATGCAAATGATGTGAAAAAAAGAATCGGGGTATTATTTGGCGGAGAAACGGGCCTATATGATCGCTTGACCGCCAGAGAAAACTTAGAATACTTTGCAGCACTATATGGATTAAGTAAGCATGAAACGAAGGTGCGCATTGATGACCTGTCAAGGATGTTCGGTATGCGCGATTATTTGAACCGGAAAGTTGGCGGCTTCTCTAAAGGAATGCGTCAAAAGGTTGCGATTGCGAGAACACTGATCCATAATCCTGAGATTATTCTCTTTGATGAACCGACAACCGGGTTAGATATCACATCCTCTAATGTGTTCCGCCAGCTTGTGCATCAACTAAAGCGTGATGGAAAAACGATTATTTTCTCAAGCCATATTATGGAGGAAGTATCGCTGCTTTGTGATTCTGTCGCTATGATGCATAAAGGTGAACTTGTCTATCACGGCAATCTTGAGTCACTATACAAGTCAGAGGGAAGCCGTGATTTGAACTATATTTTCATGAGTAAGCTTGTAAGGGGGAACGAACACTATGCTTCTTAA
- a CDS encoding MFS transporter produces the protein MSKLQQGTTAFRKANFALFAGGFITFSILYDVQPLMPIFTKEFHVTAATGSLTLSVTTFALAVAMLFTSSLSEAWGRKPIMAASLILSSLIVILTAFSPTFGSLISFRILQGIVLAGLPAIAMAYLSEEVDPKSLGIAMGIYISGNSIGGMAGRIITGSVTDFFSWRVAMGSIGVISLVLSLWFWFNLPRSNYFTPKSLKLNTLVKSMVGHLKDPALLCLFSIAFILMGSFVTLYNYIGFELMAPPYQLSQTIVGWIFIVYLTGTFSSTWMGRLSDTLGRRKVLWLGLVIMVTGAALTLVEPLVLKIIGIAIFTFGFFGAHSIASSWVGRRAQTAKAQASSLYLFFYYFGSSTAGTAGGFFWSNFGWGGVIGFIICLLLLAFPLSIKLSSVPVKNLQTK, from the coding sequence TTGAGTAAGCTGCAACAAGGCACAACAGCCTTTCGTAAAGCCAATTTTGCCCTCTTTGCAGGGGGATTTATAACTTTTTCTATACTTTATGACGTCCAGCCGTTAATGCCGATTTTCACAAAAGAGTTTCATGTCACAGCAGCAACGGGAAGTCTGACGTTGTCGGTAACGACGTTCGCTCTTGCTGTGGCAATGCTTTTTACCAGTTCTTTGTCTGAAGCATGGGGAAGGAAACCGATTATGGCTGCTTCCTTAATCCTTTCCTCCCTCATTGTCATCTTAACTGCCTTCAGTCCCACATTTGGGTCGTTAATCAGCTTTCGCATCCTGCAAGGAATCGTTCTTGCGGGTCTGCCGGCCATCGCTATGGCTTATTTGAGTGAAGAAGTCGACCCAAAAAGTCTTGGTATTGCTATGGGGATTTATATTAGCGGGAACTCCATTGGTGGTATGGCAGGAAGAATTATTACCGGCTCTGTTACGGACTTTTTTTCTTGGCGGGTTGCAATGGGGAGTATTGGGGTGATTAGCCTCGTGCTTAGTCTGTGGTTCTGGTTTAATCTGCCGAGATCCAACTATTTTACACCAAAGTCATTGAAATTAAATACGTTAGTCAAATCAATGGTAGGTCATTTAAAAGACCCGGCATTATTATGTTTATTTTCTATTGCTTTTATCTTAATGGGAAGCTTTGTCACGTTGTATAACTATATTGGCTTTGAATTAATGGCACCACCTTATCAATTGAGCCAGACAATAGTCGGTTGGATTTTTATTGTTTATTTAACTGGCACCTTTAGTTCAACATGGATGGGGCGGCTCTCTGATACGCTTGGCCGCCGGAAGGTCTTATGGCTTGGCTTGGTCATTATGGTTACTGGAGCGGCATTGACACTTGTAGAACCTTTGGTGTTAAAGATAATCGGTATCGCTATTTTTACCTTTGGCTTTTTTGGCGCCCATTCGATCGCTTCAAGCTGGGTGGGGCGAAGAGCACAAACTGCGAAAGCCCAAGCTTCTTCGCTTTATTTATTTTTTTATTATTTTGGATCGAGCACGGCAGGTACTGCCGGCGGATTTTTCTGGTCGAATTTCGGCTGGGGTGGAGTAATTGGCTTTATTATTTGTTTATTGCTGTTAGCCTTTCCTTTATCGATTAAGCTTTCATCGGTGCCGGTAAAGAACTTGCAGACGAAATAA
- a CDS encoding LytTR family DNA-binding domain-containing protein → MMKVGLVDDRFIDLDKLNAIVAGIPDVEIVFSTTFAEEAYEHIKKESINLLIADIEMPSLSGYELADIIHSHALSISVIFVTANSGYAVHAFELNVHDYIMKPYPKDRLIKSIERLKEKTKSADIAGRLYLKQKNDIHIIQKKDIIFIERSGRSSTIYTKSGLIKTYQTLNELEGELRERDFIRSHRSFIINIHYVKNFSLYAKNSYIVTFEGIEEQAMITKEKVDFIQENYF, encoded by the coding sequence ATGATGAAGGTTGGTCTGGTCGATGATCGATTCATTGATTTAGATAAATTAAATGCGATTGTCGCTGGAATACCAGATGTAGAGATAGTTTTCTCAACTACCTTTGCGGAGGAAGCCTATGAGCATATCAAAAAAGAATCAATTAATTTATTAATTGCTGATATTGAAATGCCAAGTTTATCCGGATATGAGCTAGCAGACATTATTCATTCACATGCCCTTAGTATTTCAGTTATCTTTGTGACGGCCAACAGCGGCTATGCAGTTCATGCCTTTGAATTGAATGTCCATGACTATATTATGAAGCCTTATCCGAAAGACCGTTTAATCAAATCGATCGAACGCTTAAAGGAGAAGACAAAGTCGGCTGATATTGCCGGCAGGCTTTATTTAAAACAAAAAAACGATATTCATATCATTCAGAAGAAGGATATTATTTTTATTGAAAGATCCGGCCGTTCCTCAACCATTTATACAAAGTCGGGTTTGATTAAAACCTATCAAACTCTTAACGAATTAGAGGGCGAACTAAGGGAAAGGGATTTTATCCGCTCGCACCGATCGTTCATTATCAATATCCACTATGTAAAAAATTTTTCCCTGTATGCAAAGAATTCCTATATCGTGACGTTTGAAGGAATTGAGGAACAAGCGATGATTACTAAAGAAAAAGTAGATTTTATACAAGAAAATTATTTTTAA
- a CDS encoding ABC transporter permease — MLLKIYLKEIKDCFRDRRTLLLTVLLPVIMMTGLTFFYEKMISDGKGESYKLAVNESFDRELAGIFTSYKNIELVHSANPAKTLQDGKVQAALILDPNFSSNIENGEKATVTIIGDSFSQKSSNLNNIVQNVLGVYEKSIISERMQAKGTDPNLVEPITIEQKEMSDQNPNANLIAMLIPLILAIAIGVGSGPAASDLFAGEKEKKTMEALLMTPVKRSTLLFSKWLTIATVGSVTGIITLLVVALEINLLTENLKKAVSFGDNVVVIIALAVLVSIIYAMFTASLLMLTSIIGKTVKESQSYSTPVMMLAMFPTMILSSIGINELSFQHFAVPILNLFSILKELIFGIIDYEHILVTFASNLVCMILLFIVGRILFLKDKWVMN, encoded by the coding sequence ATGCTTCTTAAAATCTATTTAAAAGAAATAAAAGACTGCTTCCGTGATCGCCGGACGTTATTGCTGACCGTACTATTACCGGTAATCATGATGACCGGATTAACTTTTTTTTATGAAAAAATGATCTCTGATGGCAAAGGGGAAAGCTATAAGCTTGCCGTGAACGAATCGTTTGATCGCGAACTTGCAGGAATATTTACTAGTTATAAAAATATTGAACTCGTTCACTCGGCTAATCCAGCAAAAACGTTGCAGGACGGGAAAGTCCAGGCAGCACTAATCCTGGATCCTAATTTCAGTAGTAATATCGAAAATGGGGAAAAGGCGACAGTCACGATTATTGGTGACTCCTTTAGTCAGAAATCGTCTAATTTGAACAACATTGTACAAAATGTGCTGGGTGTTTACGAGAAATCAATTATTTCAGAACGGATGCAAGCAAAAGGAACAGATCCAAACCTAGTTGAACCCATTACAATTGAACAAAAGGAAATGTCGGACCAAAATCCGAATGCCAACTTAATCGCTATGCTAATTCCGTTAATTCTAGCCATAGCTATTGGGGTTGGTTCAGGTCCAGCTGCTTCCGATTTATTTGCCGGTGAAAAAGAGAAGAAGACGATGGAAGCATTATTAATGACACCGGTAAAGCGTTCAACCTTGCTGTTCTCGAAATGGCTGACAATTGCTACGGTTGGGTCAGTTACAGGGATTATCACTTTACTGGTTGTCGCTTTAGAAATTAACTTACTGACAGAAAATCTAAAAAAGGCTGTTTCTTTCGGTGACAATGTTGTTGTTATTATTGCTTTAGCTGTGTTGGTCTCCATCATTTATGCGATGTTTACTGCTTCACTTCTCATGCTCACAAGTATTATCGGCAAGACCGTAAAAGAATCACAAAGCTACAGCACACCGGTGATGATGTTAGCCATGTTCCCGACGATGATCCTCTCAAGTATCGGAATTAACGAATTATCCTTTCAGCATTTTGCTGTTCCAATATTAAATCTTTTCAGCATTCTGAAAGAACTAATATTCGGCATCATCGATTACGAACACATCCTAGTCACCTTCGCAAGCAACCTAGTCTGCATGATCCTTCTGTTTATTGTGGGCAGGATTCTATTCCTGAAGGATAAATGGGTGATGAATTAA